Proteins from a single region of Nocardiopsis dassonvillei subsp. dassonvillei DSM 43111:
- a CDS encoding MarR family winged helix-turn-helix transcriptional regulator, with amino-acid sequence MDSGDSDTAGDGSDLGRQLSTAVVLFHEAVGQRLGLRALDHRALGLIERQGPLTAGALAELTGLTPGAVTGLVDRLHRLGYVQRVPDPADRRRVLVSADVEARPDPADAFAGLSRAMGELMAGYDEAELAVITDYVTKTIDILHTQTRRLSEPEPGA; translated from the coding sequence ATGGACAGCGGGGACAGCGACACGGCAGGGGACGGCAGCGACCTCGGACGGCAGCTCAGCACCGCCGTCGTGCTCTTCCACGAGGCCGTCGGCCAACGCCTGGGACTGCGCGCGCTCGACCACCGCGCGCTGGGCCTGATCGAACGACAGGGCCCGCTCACGGCGGGCGCGCTGGCCGAGCTGACCGGCCTGACCCCCGGAGCCGTCACCGGACTCGTCGACCGGCTGCACCGCCTGGGCTACGTGCAGCGCGTCCCCGACCCCGCCGACCGGCGGCGCGTGCTCGTCTCTGCGGACGTCGAGGCGCGGCCCGACCCCGCCGACGCCTTCGCGGGGCTGTCGCGGGCGATGGGCGAACTGATGGCCGGGTACGACGAGGCCGAACTCGCCGTGATCACCGACTACGTCACGAAGACCATCGACATCCTGCACACGCAGACCCGGCGGCTCAGCGAGCCCGAACCAGGGGCGTGA
- a CDS encoding TetR/AcrR family transcriptional regulator, protein MPRTADHAQRRTQITGAVCELIAERGLDAVTVARTAARAGISVGLVQHYFPSKDDMLLHAFERVSTAVATRVADVVSEGARHERTISGILLAALAEHLPLDEPRRAEFRVIRVFAGRALENPALAEVDARTADALHAEIARAVRNGVECGEVEADVDAAASAARVAAVAEGLATQVYRGGPGAAERAREALRAELGSVFTGECRQYAR, encoded by the coding sequence GTGCCGAGAACCGCAGACCACGCCCAGAGGCGCACGCAGATCACCGGCGCCGTGTGCGAGCTGATCGCCGAACGGGGGCTGGACGCCGTGACCGTGGCCCGCACGGCCGCGCGCGCGGGGATCTCCGTCGGGCTCGTGCAGCACTACTTCCCGTCCAAGGACGACATGCTCCTGCACGCGTTCGAGCGGGTCAGCACGGCCGTCGCCACCCGCGTCGCGGACGTGGTCAGCGAGGGCGCCCGGCACGAGAGGACCATTTCCGGGATCCTGCTGGCCGCGCTGGCCGAGCACTTGCCCCTGGACGAGCCCCGCCGGGCGGAATTCCGGGTGATCCGCGTCTTCGCCGGACGGGCCCTGGAGAACCCGGCCCTGGCCGAGGTGGACGCGCGCACGGCGGACGCGCTGCACGCCGAGATCGCCCGAGCGGTGCGCAACGGCGTGGAGTGCGGTGAGGTGGAGGCGGACGTGGACGCCGCCGCGTCCGCCGCCCGCGTCGCCGCCGTGGCCGAGGGGCTGGCCACCCAGGTCTACCGGGGCGGGCCGGGAGCCGCCGAGCGTGCCCGGGAGGCGTTGCGCGCGGAACTGGGTTCGGTGTTCACGGGAGAGTGCCGCCAGTACGCGCGCTGA
- a CDS encoding serine hydrolase domain-containing protein, translating to MPLPLTHVPLALLLALSPVVTAPPDDAAPNDPAAMDAYVQERMAATNTPGLAYAVVGPGGVEHRGTFGVDGDGAPVDEHTPFLWGSVAKPVTATAALVLAGEGRLDLDAPVEEYLPVFAEFGADPTVRDLLTQTSGLTGRTAAATSDLYGEGAPDLDARMARVAASEPGTPGTHEYSSANYLVLGAVMEEVTGDFHGYLRESVLEPTGMDGVFASAAQAREAGLSPGHRTLWGVPVADADGVDDEGAAYGYLGGDVTDLAAFARAQVAAEPPVLDAAALEEARTGLVPVPGSAQEYGLGWRDTALSDLGEPIVFHGGSTPGYAAIVVVLPERGRAVVVLQNTYDMLRDNGIQAVAFGLAHMLAGGDSPSSPGTDPLYLASVWTPTAAAAALGAGAVAAVRVRRPRGWATALWSALGLVAVAAAVGVAVSHGPRPALTWLPDVTAATLAAGALGAAVVVLRLLAHRRGARSRD from the coding sequence ATGCCCCTCCCCCTCACCCACGTCCCCCTCGCCCTGCTGCTCGCCCTGTCCCCCGTGGTCACAGCCCCACCGGACGACGCGGCTCCCAATGACCCCGCCGCGATGGACGCCTACGTCCAGGAACGCATGGCCGCCACCAACACCCCCGGACTGGCCTACGCCGTGGTCGGCCCCGGGGGCGTCGAGCACCGGGGGACCTTCGGCGTGGACGGCGACGGCGCCCCGGTGGACGAGCACACCCCGTTCCTGTGGGGGTCGGTGGCCAAGCCCGTGACCGCCACCGCCGCACTGGTCCTTGCCGGGGAGGGGCGTCTGGACCTGGACGCCCCGGTCGAGGAGTACCTGCCGGTCTTCGCGGAGTTCGGCGCCGACCCCACCGTGCGCGACCTGCTCACCCAGACCTCGGGGCTCACCGGGCGCACCGCCGCAGCCACCAGCGACCTCTACGGCGAGGGGGCCCCGGACCTGGACGCGCGGATGGCGCGCGTCGCCGCCTCGGAGCCGGGGACCCCGGGCACGCACGAGTACAGCAGCGCGAACTACCTCGTGCTGGGCGCCGTCATGGAGGAGGTGACCGGCGACTTCCACGGGTACCTGCGCGAGAGCGTCCTGGAACCGACGGGGATGGACGGCGTCTTCGCCAGCGCGGCCCAGGCGCGGGAGGCCGGGCTGAGCCCGGGGCACCGCACGCTGTGGGGCGTGCCGGTGGCCGACGCCGACGGTGTGGACGACGAGGGAGCCGCCTACGGCTACCTGGGCGGGGACGTCACCGACCTGGCCGCGTTCGCGCGGGCGCAGGTGGCGGCGGAGCCGCCCGTGCTGGACGCCGCCGCACTGGAGGAGGCCCGCACGGGGCTGGTCCCGGTCCCCGGTTCGGCGCAGGAGTACGGCCTGGGATGGCGCGACACCGCCCTGTCCGACCTGGGTGAGCCGATCGTCTTCCACGGCGGTTCGACCCCGGGGTACGCGGCGATCGTGGTGGTGCTGCCCGAACGCGGGAGGGCGGTGGTGGTCCTCCAGAACACCTACGACATGCTGCGCGACAACGGAATCCAGGCGGTCGCCTTCGGGCTGGCCCACATGCTCGCGGGCGGGGACTCCCCCTCCTCCCCCGGCACCGACCCGCTGTACCTGGCGTCGGTGTGGACGCCCACGGCAGCCGCGGCGGCGCTGGGCGCGGGCGCCGTCGCGGCCGTGCGGGTGCGGCGGCCCCGCGGGTGGGCGACCGCGCTGTGGTCGGCGCTGGGGCTGGTCGCGGTGGCCGCCGCGGTGGGGGTGGCGGTGAGCCACGGCCCGCGCCCGGCCCTGACGTGGCTTCCCGACGTGACGGCGGCGACGCTGGCGGCGGGTGCGCTCGGCGCGGCCGTCGTGGTCCTGCGTCTGCTGGCGCACCGGCGCGGCGCCCGATCCCGGGACTGA